A genomic window from Carassius auratus strain Wakin chromosome 19, ASM336829v1, whole genome shotgun sequence includes:
- the LOC113119869 gene encoding carcinoembryonic antigen-related cell adhesion molecule 1-like, giving the protein MDFSNFRLPLLILAALGCCSEGSPLATDKMKGVVGKNVTFKTTITSTQDFLTVTWNFNKATEIETIITSVPSSNTNNIEEKYTNRIVYNQTTCELQLGPLVKEDEGEYILNIVNMKGKPLTGQIDLEVLEPITDVKISSNLPEPVEFNSTVVLSCSAKGSFTYQWLNGSVPLVVDGTHMKLNAVGNELTIAEVRRTDLRGPIFCIAKNALESGTSAPFNLTVSYGPENVIMTQTPTGSFLKKGSNLTLACSALSDPPAQLQWMFNGEAMPQKTTANITLTSLEDKHSGNYSCVAYNAKTNRYVSSQVAVVSVLEALSGTNISSSLSPLIDGISAVNITCSAAAGKAESAEWLKESKPVVPSDRVILSADKKTLTIVKVVKEDAGNYKCQLKNKVNQDESTYVMVVNYGPVGVKIEGKKAVKFEERAVLNCSADSVPPSVFTWKLNDTLLNVSQADIIIDKASVKDSGSYSCEAFNSITGIAKKTTHNLAVTEVGTVDEGLSGGAIAGIVIAVILAVIIIVCCVKCNKKSSTDIPSPY; this is encoded by the exons ATGGATTTCTCTAACTTTAGGCTGCCTTTGCTCATTTTGGCCGCTCTTG GATGCTGTTCCGAGGGCAGCCCGCTTGCCACCGACAAAATGAAAGGCGTTGTCG GTAAAAATGTGACCTTCAAGACAACAATCACCTCAACACAGGATTTTCTAACCGTAACGTGGAATTTCAACAAAGCTACAGAAATTGAAACAATAATTACAAGTGTCCCATCCTCAAACACCAATAACATTGAGGAGAAATACACCAACAGAATCGTCTACAATCAAACAACATGTGAGCTTCAGCTCGGGCCGCTGGTGAAGGAGGATGAAGGGGAATATATTCTCAATATAGTCAATATGAAAGGAAAGCCACTGACCGGACAGATTGATCTTGAGGTTCTTG aaccCATAACTGATGTCAAGATTTCATCCAATCTACCTGAACCTGTAGAGTTCAACAGCACCGTGGTTCTTTCCTGCTCTGCCAAAGGCTCCTTTACTTACCAGTGGCTGAACGGTTCAGTCCCTTTGGTGGTAGATGGCACACATATGAAACTAAATGCAGTCGGCAATGAGCTAACTATCGCTGAAGTTCGCCGTACAGATCTGCGAGGACCCATCTTCTGCATTGCAAAGAACGCACTGGAGTCAGGGACGAGCGCTCCCTTCAATCTCACTGTGAGCT ATGGCCCAGAGAATGTCATCATGACACAAACTCCAACAGGTTCATTTCTCAAGAAAGGCTCTAATTTAACCCTTGCATGCTCAGCCCTGTCTGACCCTCCTGCTCAGCTCCAGTGGATGTTTAATGGCGAGGCGATGCCTCAGAAGACCACAGCCAACATTACTCTCACCAGTTTAGAGGACAAACACAGTGGAAACTATAGCTGTGTGGCCTACAATGCAAAGACCAATCGCTACGTTTCCTCACAGGTCGCTGTGGTGTCTGTTCTGG AGGCCTTATCTGGAACAAATATCTCCAGCTCCTTATCACCTCTCATCGATGGCATCAGCGCGGTCAACATCACCTGCTCAGCAGCTGCTGGTAAAGCTGAGAGCGCAGAATGGCTGAAGGAAAGCAAGCCTGTCGTTCCTAGTGACCGTGTAATTCTCTCAGCTGACAAGAAAACTCTGACCATTGTTAAAGTTGTTAAAGAGGATGCTGGCAACTACAAGTGCCAACTGAAGAACAAAGTCAACCAAGACGAAAGCACCTATGTGATGGTGGTCAACT ATGGTCCAGTAGGGGTGAAAATTGAAGGGAAGAAGGCGGTAAAGTTTGAAGAACGTGCAGTATTAAATTGCTCTGCAGACTCTGTTCCTCCCAGTGTATTTACGTGGAAGCTCAATGATACATTACTGAACGTCAGCCAGGCAGACATCATTATTGACAAGGCCAGTGTCAAGGACAGTGGCTCGTACTCCTGCGAGGCATTCAACTCTATCACAGGAATCgcgaaaaaaacaacacacaatcTCGCAGTCACAG AGGTCGGTACGGTAGATGAGGGCCTGTCTGGTGGAGCAATCGCTGGGATTGTAATTGCAGTGATTCTGGCCGTGATCATCATCGTTTGTTGTGTAAAGTGCAACAAAAAGTCAAGCACAGA CATTCCATCTCCATATTAA